The proteins below come from a single Oscillatoria salina IIICB1 genomic window:
- the clpP gene encoding ATP-dependent Clp endopeptidase proteolytic subunit ClpP — protein sequence MIPTVIETSGRGERAFDIYSRLLRERIVFLGQAVTDELANLIVAQFLFLEAEDPEKDIYLYINSPGGSVSAGFGIFDTMNQIRPDVCTICLGLAASMGAFLLSAGEKGKRMSLPHSRIMIHQPLGGAQGQAADIEIQAKEILYLKKQLNHHLANHTGQPLEKIEEDTERDFYMSAEDAKEYGLIDSVIDRRPSASNPPEVG from the coding sequence ATGATTCCTACAGTAATCGAAACTTCTGGTCGTGGCGAACGCGCCTTCGACATTTATTCTCGACTCTTGCGAGAAAGAATCGTTTTCCTCGGACAAGCTGTAACTGATGAGTTGGCGAATTTAATTGTCGCTCAATTCCTCTTTCTGGAAGCAGAAGATCCTGAAAAAGATATCTACCTTTACATCAACTCTCCCGGTGGTTCTGTGTCGGCAGGATTTGGGATCTTTGATACTATGAATCAAATTCGTCCTGATGTTTGTACCATTTGCTTGGGACTAGCAGCAAGTATGGGCGCTTTCCTGCTTAGTGCTGGGGAAAAAGGTAAGCGGATGAGTCTTCCTCACTCGCGGATTATGATTCACCAACCTTTGGGTGGCGCTCAAGGACAAGCGGCGGATATTGAAATTCAGGCGAAGGAAATTTTGTATCTGAAGAAACAGCTTAATCACCATCTCGCCAATCATACAGGTCAACCTTTAGAGAAAATCGAAGAAGATACCGAACGTGACTTTTATATGTCTGCGGAAGATGCGAAGGAATACGGTTTGATTGACTCAGTAATCGATCGCCGTCCTTCAGCTAGTAATCCTCCGGAAGTTGGTTAA
- a CDS encoding Npun_R2479 family HD domain-containing metalloprotein → MFNPTNLLIDTLIAQLTEGYHRTYGGWKSEYAEIISWGAAMALENIANSDALYHNVEHTVFVTLVGQEILRGKHIKVGGVSCEDWLHFHLSLLCHDIGYVRGVCRPDRPQENLYATGVGDVMISVPPGSTDASMAPYHVDRGKLFVQERFGGHTLIDAEILKANIELTRFPVPADDDHKNTENYPGLVRAADLIGQLSDPRYLQKIPALFYEFEEIGANKNLGYESPGELRRNYPSFYWKVVYPYVKTALSYLELTQAGKQVMASLYANVFRVEHEEQEALVFVA, encoded by the coding sequence ATTTTTAACCCGACAAACTTACTAATTGACACCTTGATCGCACAACTTACAGAAGGCTACCACCGTACCTACGGAGGCTGGAAGAGTGAATATGCTGAAATTATTTCCTGGGGTGCTGCTATGGCTCTGGAAAATATTGCTAATAGCGATGCTCTCTATCACAATGTCGAGCATACAGTTTTTGTTACTCTTGTTGGACAGGAAATTCTCCGAGGTAAACATATTAAAGTTGGTGGCGTAAGCTGCGAAGATTGGTTACACTTCCACCTGTCTTTGTTATGTCACGATATTGGCTATGTTAGAGGGGTTTGTCGTCCCGATCGCCCACAAGAAAATTTGTATGCTACAGGAGTGGGTGATGTGATGATTTCTGTACCTCCTGGTTCGACTGATGCGAGTATGGCTCCTTATCATGTCGATCGAGGTAAGTTATTTGTTCAAGAACGTTTTGGCGGTCATACTCTGATTGATGCGGAAATTCTTAAGGCAAATATTGAGTTGACTCGTTTTCCGGTTCCGGCTGATGACGATCATAAAAATACGGAAAATTATCCGGGTTTGGTAAGAGCGGCAGATTTAATCGGTCAATTGAGCGATCCCCGCTATTTACAAAAGATTCCGGCGTTGTTCTACGAGTTTGAAGAAATTGGTGCTAATAAAAATTTAGGTTACGAAAGTCCGGGTGAACTTCGCCGTAACTACCCTAGTTTCTACTGGAAGGTTGTTTATCCTTATGTGAAGACGGCTTTATCTTATTTGGAATTGACTCAAGCAGGTAAGCAAGTTATGGCTAGTCTTTATGCAAATGTTTTTCGTGTGGAACACGAGGAACAAGAAGCTTTGGTTTTTGTGGCATAA
- a CDS encoding peptide chain release factor 1, with protein sequence MNDPLRSFKLQPWRSLSLVTGVTIAIAMIGEGLLIWGYTQSSVLHSFLNFLFSPPLGIILSLAAAVGVGVLGVYLCEQWQRQVILNSGSLWALVLCLAVGILLKSLLPLPPLLVGFSYETVIFLMVGVFWKGRPYWR encoded by the coding sequence ATGAACGATCCTTTGCGTAGTTTTAAATTACAGCCTTGGCGATCGCTTAGTCTGGTAACTGGGGTGACAATAGCGATCGCGATGATTGGAGAAGGTCTGTTAATTTGGGGCTATACTCAATCATCGGTTTTACACAGCTTTCTCAATTTCCTGTTTTCTCCACCTTTAGGGATAATTTTATCTTTGGCGGCTGCTGTGGGTGTGGGTGTGCTAGGAGTTTATCTTTGCGAGCAGTGGCAACGTCAGGTAATCTTGAATTCAGGTAGTTTATGGGCTTTGGTTCTTTGTTTGGCTGTGGGAATCTTGCTCAAGTCGCTGTTACCTCTTCCTCCTTTACTGGTGGGATTTTCTTATGAGACGGTGATTTTTCTGATGGTGGGAGTCTTTTGGAAAGGTCGTCCCTATTGGCGTTAA
- a CDS encoding ABC transporter substrate-binding protein encodes MFLFQRCLNFCQQKLAHRCWLLSIKYSAIALTFSLIIVACNGDSQLNQTSVSNSQPPSDSLTIWWNKGYLLEEDEALQKIVRDWGKISGKQVKLFFETEDELPQKSARALTTGNLPDLLFSTRAEYELIPRLAWEGKLTNLAKVIAPVENLYSPAVLESVYLYNQKEKQRSYYAVPIYQATIYIHYWQDLIEKIGKNVNDIPQDWTGFWQFWENVQEELRSEQNSDIYSLGITLSDKASDSYYFFEQVLEAYNVEIVDREGNLQVDKPEVQSGISQSLDWITALYKQGYIPPNAPQWLNPDNNFNMLNRKVVMTPNPTLSIPAAQREDEEVYFNQLGTLEFPNKPNGEPMRYIVSVRQAVVFRESKNQEAAQEFLAYLVQPETLTAYLKAATGRYFPVMTPAWEDEFWHDRRDRHIAIATKMLTERPTRPLYYTRNPAYTQVLEEHIWGKAINRILIDDLSPEEATQEAIARIEEIFEQWE; translated from the coding sequence ATGTTTCTATTTCAGAGATGTTTAAATTTTTGTCAGCAAAAACTAGCTCATCGCTGTTGGTTATTGTCGATTAAATATTCCGCGATCGCGCTGACTTTCAGTTTAATTATAGTTGCTTGTAACGGTGACTCACAATTAAATCAAACTTCGGTTAGTAACTCTCAGCCCCCAAGCGATTCCCTGACAATTTGGTGGAATAAAGGCTATCTTTTAGAAGAAGATGAAGCACTACAAAAAATTGTTCGAGATTGGGGAAAAATCAGTGGAAAACAAGTTAAACTTTTTTTTGAAACTGAAGACGAATTACCACAAAAAAGTGCTAGAGCTTTGACTACTGGTAATCTTCCCGATCTTTTATTTTCTACTCGTGCTGAATACGAACTTATTCCCCGTTTAGCTTGGGAAGGAAAACTCACAAATTTAGCAAAAGTAATTGCCCCAGTAGAAAATTTATATTCACCAGCCGTATTAGAATCGGTTTATCTTTATAATCAAAAAGAAAAGCAACGCAGTTACTACGCAGTCCCAATTTATCAAGCGACAATTTATATTCATTATTGGCAAGATTTAATCGAAAAAATAGGCAAAAATGTTAATGATATTCCTCAAGATTGGACGGGTTTTTGGCAATTTTGGGAAAACGTGCAAGAAGAATTGCGCTCTGAGCAAAATTCAGATATTTATAGCTTAGGAATTACTCTTTCTGACAAAGCTTCCGATAGTTACTACTTTTTTGAACAAGTTTTAGAAGCTTATAATGTAGAAATTGTCGATCGCGAAGGTAATTTACAAGTAGATAAACCGGAAGTTCAGTCAGGAATTAGTCAGAGTTTAGACTGGATAACCGCACTATATAAACAAGGGTATATACCACCAAATGCACCTCAATGGTTAAACCCAGATAATAATTTTAATATGCTGAATCGAAAAGTAGTGATGACTCCTAATCCCACACTTTCGATTCCGGCTGCCCAGCGCGAAGACGAAGAGGTATACTTTAATCAATTAGGGACGTTAGAGTTTCCGAACAAGCCGAATGGCGAACCAATGCGCTACATCGTTTCTGTGAGACAAGCAGTAGTTTTCCGCGAGTCGAAAAACCAGGAAGCAGCCCAAGAATTTTTAGCTTATTTAGTCCAGCCAGAAACTTTAACAGCATATCTCAAAGCAGCCACAGGGCGTTATTTCCCCGTGATGACTCCTGCTTGGGAAGATGAATTTTGGCACGATCGCCGCGATCGCCACATCGCGATCGCGACTAAAATGTTAACAGAACGTCCGACGCGCCCGCTTTACTACACCCGCAATCCCGCCTACACTCAAGTGCTAGAGGAACATATTTGGGGTAAAGCAATTAATCGCATCCTGATCGACGATCTTTCTCCAGAAGAAGCTACTCAAGAAGCGATCGCTCGGATTGAGGAAATTTTCGAGCAATGGGAATAA
- a CDS encoding SpoIIE family protein phosphatase, with protein MGIKFYQRYLTARVASNFLMLSLLTVSIVGGVAFFRAREALKKAAFDRLSVAATLKEEEISRWFIDREQDFFLVTQFPEVKLQLQSLLNGEASQQESQKAYQILSQYLHDFVQVKPNFSEIFILDRRNRIAISTNSANEGEYEVAGNFTYFDFAQIDLGQGFTPIFYVSPVTGKPAVTLAAPIQDRSGSRIGVVLAHLNLDRIDQIIRERTGLGESGETYLIGSLVTENSFISGNENRTEELISGVNSPGIDAAMQGFRGFGLYRNYQQIPVIGVYRWLDDLGIALLVEMEQAEAFAPARQLAATILLVGLVAAGVLSLGAYLLARQITRPILAIADTATQLAAGDLEQIAPVLTEDEVGLLARNFNQMAKQLKESFASLEAKNSELQRLDRLKDEFLANTSHELRTPLYGAIGIAESMLDGATGELTEIQRQNLLTIVASGRRLANLVNDILDFSKLRHQDIELQIKAVGVREIVEVVLTLSRSLLGKKNLQLINNVDSDLPDATADENRLQQILYNLVGNAIKFTAAGKIEISAAIINHKIAISVSDTGIGIPEDKQIRIFESFEQADGSTAREYGGTGLGLAITKKLVELHQGEIAVKSTVGRGSCFTFTLPIYQNKLDKQPSFSEIPGNFNNLPPRSVTNQVLPLLDSKSQLVITSENARKIKILIVDDEPVNLQVLLNHLSLANYNVTEANNGEEALSAIENGFKPDLILLDVMMPKMTGYEVTEKLRQRFSASELPILLLTAKNQIQDLVTGLEVGANDYLNKPISKDELLARIQTHLNLSRLRNENFRLNAELAITQRLQKILLPKPEEISAIKDLEIAGYMEPVKEVGGDYYDVLQHEGGVKISIGDVTGHGLESGVLMLMVQAAIRTLQNTQETDAIKFLDIINRTIYQNIVRMNSDKNMTLAILDYYANGKFCLSGQHEEIIVLRGDGFVEIIETIDLGFPLGLEENITQFIDKKYLHLNSGDSIVVYTDGITEAENIQKVRYGLKRLCQVLCHNCYLSAEKIKDAVVEDVKKHIGKQIVYDDLTLLIIKRR; from the coding sequence ATGGGAATAAAATTTTATCAGCGATATTTGACCGCGAGAGTTGCTAGTAATTTTTTAATGTTATCTCTCCTGACCGTCAGTATAGTCGGGGGAGTTGCTTTTTTTCGAGCGAGAGAAGCTTTGAAAAAAGCTGCTTTCGATCGCTTGAGTGTTGCTGCTACCTTAAAAGAAGAAGAAATTAGCCGTTGGTTTATCGATCGAGAACAAGATTTTTTCTTGGTAACTCAGTTTCCCGAGGTGAAACTACAGCTACAAAGCTTGTTGAATGGGGAAGCTTCGCAACAAGAATCTCAAAAAGCATACCAAATTCTTTCCCAATATCTCCACGATTTTGTTCAAGTTAAGCCTAATTTTAGCGAAATTTTTATTCTCGATCGCCGCAACCGCATTGCGATTTCAACTAACTCAGCTAATGAAGGGGAATACGAAGTTGCGGGAAATTTCACTTATTTCGATTTCGCCCAAATTGACTTAGGACAAGGTTTTACGCCTATTTTCTATGTTTCACCAGTTACCGGGAAACCAGCAGTAACACTTGCTGCACCGATCCAAGATAGGTCAGGATCTCGTATAGGAGTCGTTTTAGCTCATCTTAACTTAGATCGGATCGACCAGATTATTCGGGAACGCACGGGGTTAGGTGAAAGTGGCGAAACTTACTTGATTGGGTCCTTAGTAACCGAAAATAGCTTTATCTCCGGAAATGAAAATCGCACTGAGGAACTTATTTCTGGAGTCAATAGTCCCGGAATCGATGCCGCAATGCAAGGATTTAGGGGTTTTGGCTTGTATCGGAATTATCAACAAATACCTGTCATTGGAGTGTATCGTTGGCTAGATGACTTAGGAATTGCCTTGCTGGTGGAAATGGAACAAGCAGAAGCTTTTGCGCCAGCACGTCAATTAGCAGCGACAATTTTATTAGTGGGATTAGTAGCAGCCGGAGTGCTATCACTAGGTGCATACTTACTAGCCCGTCAGATTACCAGACCAATTTTAGCGATCGCCGATACCGCAACTCAACTAGCTGCCGGAGATTTAGAACAAATTGCACCTGTTTTAACTGAAGATGAAGTTGGACTTCTCGCTCGTAATTTTAACCAAATGGCAAAGCAACTCAAAGAATCTTTTGCTAGCTTAGAAGCGAAAAACAGCGAATTACAGCGTTTAGATCGCCTTAAAGACGAATTTCTCGCCAATACATCCCACGAATTGCGTACCCCACTTTACGGCGCGATCGGGATCGCTGAATCTATGTTAGACGGTGCAACTGGAGAATTAACTGAAATTCAACGCCAAAATTTGTTAACTATCGTCGCAAGTGGCAGAAGATTAGCCAATTTAGTTAATGATATTCTCGACTTTTCTAAACTACGCCACCAAGATATCGAACTACAAATTAAAGCTGTGGGAGTGCGAGAAATTGTCGAAGTTGTTTTAACTCTCAGTCGCAGTTTATTAGGAAAAAAAAACTTACAACTAATCAACAATGTTGACTCAGATTTACCTGACGCTACCGCCGATGAAAACCGCTTGCAACAAATTCTTTACAACTTAGTTGGCAATGCAATTAAATTCACGGCTGCTGGGAAAATAGAAATTTCCGCAGCCATAATTAACCACAAGATTGCTATTTCTGTTAGTGACACCGGCATCGGTATTCCCGAAGATAAACAAATACGAATTTTTGAATCTTTTGAACAAGCAGATGGCTCTACTGCTAGAGAATATGGAGGTACGGGTTTGGGATTAGCAATTACTAAAAAGTTAGTTGAATTACACCAAGGTGAGATCGCAGTTAAATCTACTGTGGGACGTGGTTCTTGTTTTACTTTTACTTTACCTATTTATCAAAATAAACTAGATAAACAACCATCATTCTCTGAAATTCCAGGAAATTTTAATAATTTGCCCCCAAGAAGCGTAACCAACCAAGTTTTACCATTATTAGATTCAAAATCTCAACTAGTAATTACTAGCGAAAACGCTCGCAAGATCAAAATTTTGATTGTTGATGACGAACCAGTAAACCTACAAGTATTACTCAATCATTTATCTCTTGCTAACTATAACGTCACTGAAGCAAATAACGGCGAAGAAGCCTTGTCTGCTATCGAAAATGGTTTCAAACCAGATTTGATTTTGCTAGATGTCATGATGCCCAAAATGACAGGTTACGAAGTTACTGAAAAATTGCGCCAGCGTTTTTCTGCTTCAGAATTACCAATTTTATTACTAACTGCTAAAAATCAAATTCAAGATTTGGTAACTGGGTTGGAGGTAGGTGCAAATGATTATTTAAATAAACCTATTTCTAAAGATGAATTACTAGCGCGAATTCAAACTCATCTCAACTTATCTCGTCTCCGCAATGAAAATTTTCGTCTCAATGCCGAGTTAGCAATTACTCAGCGTTTGCAAAAGATACTTTTACCTAAACCTGAAGAAATAAGTGCAATTAAAGATTTAGAAATTGCTGGATATATGGAACCAGTTAAAGAAGTGGGTGGCGATTATTATGATGTTTTGCAACATGAAGGGGGCGTAAAAATTAGTATTGGTGATGTTACCGGACATGGGTTAGAAAGTGGGGTTTTAATGTTAATGGTACAAGCGGCAATTAGAACTTTGCAAAACACACAGGAAACTGATGCTATTAAATTTTTGGATATTATTAATCGTACCATTTATCAGAATATTGTGCGGATGAATTCTGATAAAAATATGACCTTGGCAATTCTTGATTATTACGCAAATGGGAAATTTTGTTTGAGCGGACAACATGAAGAAATTATTGTTCTTCGTGGTGATGGTTTCGTGGAAATTATTGAGACAATTGATTTGGGCTTTCCTCTTGGCTTGGAGGAAAATATTACTCAGTTTATTGACAAGAAATATTTGCATTTAAATAGTGGCGATTCGATCGTGGTTTATACGGATGGGATTACTGAAGCTGAAAATATTCAAAAAGTAAGATATGGCTTGAAACGTCTTTGTCAAGTTCTTTGTCATAATTGTTATTTGTCTGCCGAAAAAATTAAAGATGCGGTAGTTGAAGATGTGAAAAAGCACATCGGTAAACAAATTGTTTATGATGATTTAACTTTATTGATAATTAAGCGGAGATAG
- a CDS encoding serine/threonine-protein kinase yields MISTQAGEIPPGKKVNDRYEIIKVIGQGGFGRTYLISDRQRFEEKFVLKEFLHSHTNTKAMAKFRELFEREAKVLHQLKHQQIPQFLAWFEEEGKLFLVQEYIQGKSYSEFLVEGKTFSEAEIKQWLLDLLPVLDYIHDRGIIHRDISPDNIIWCSDRQKPVLIDFGVVKEAIASVTHLPSSPLTRVGKPGYSPPEQLYHGQSNATNDLYSLAVTALVLFTRKDPSILFDTSNFTWNWQNYVNVNNNFAQIIQKMLANAPEDRYQSAREVISALEKLNLTPTLSPDLPVIKTSGTILQPAAKIPGKPIAFTCLATILIAGVVVFAKNLGGLCNIFNNCPVENNEEIAQVNDLNFTEVYNQAVAQANAALAETPQSIAELAEIHSQLDDAINQLENLPAQDEELLISYQNKLQEIGDRLTKEQEAEKKFSAAEALAVEADRQTNVATTISELEAAQRIWEAAQTKLDEIDSDTYIRENVKSKNAEYQEKIAKLADLVRQKQLQSAPSVEKLVPEQPTPKPLLDRPFSPQETPQPPRFKEPPELPVPPPSEPVETRPNGCPDFC; encoded by the coding sequence ATGATCTCAACCCAAGCCGGAGAAATACCTCCAGGAAAGAAAGTCAATGACCGCTACGAGATTATCAAAGTAATTGGTCAAGGCGGTTTTGGGAGAACTTATTTAATTAGCGATCGACAACGTTTTGAGGAAAAGTTTGTCCTCAAAGAGTTTTTACATAGTCATACGAATACGAAAGCTATGGCTAAGTTTCGGGAATTGTTTGAGAGAGAAGCGAAAGTTTTACATCAGTTAAAACATCAGCAAATCCCTCAGTTTTTGGCTTGGTTTGAGGAAGAGGGAAAATTATTTTTAGTCCAGGAATATATTCAGGGTAAAAGTTATTCGGAATTTTTGGTAGAAGGAAAGACTTTTTCTGAAGCCGAGATTAAGCAATGGTTGTTAGATTTATTACCAGTTTTAGATTATATTCACGATCGCGGCATTATTCACCGGGATATCTCGCCTGATAATATCATTTGGTGCAGCGATCGCCAAAAACCAGTTTTGATCGATTTTGGTGTAGTCAAAGAAGCGATCGCTAGTGTAACTCATCTTCCTAGTTCGCCATTAACTCGCGTTGGTAAACCGGGTTATTCTCCACCAGAACAACTTTATCACGGTCAATCTAATGCGACTAACGATCTTTATTCTCTGGCAGTAACTGCCCTCGTTCTTTTCACCAGAAAAGACCCAAGTATACTCTTCGATACATCTAATTTTACCTGGAATTGGCAAAATTATGTCAATGTTAACAATAATTTTGCCCAAATTATTCAGAAAATGTTAGCAAATGCGCCCGAAGATCGCTATCAGTCTGCTCGAGAAGTTATTTCTGCCTTAGAAAAACTGAATCTAACGCCTACTTTATCACCCGATTTACCAGTAATCAAAACATCTGGGACAATTCTACAGCCAGCAGCAAAAATACCGGGAAAACCGATAGCTTTTACTTGTTTAGCGACAATTTTGATTGCTGGAGTCGTCGTTTTCGCGAAAAATTTGGGCGGGCTATGTAATATTTTTAACAATTGTCCGGTGGAAAATAACGAGGAGATCGCGCAAGTAAATGATTTGAATTTTACCGAAGTATATAACCAAGCTGTCGCTCAAGCAAACGCCGCCCTTGCCGAAACTCCTCAAAGTATCGCCGAATTAGCAGAAATTCATTCGCAATTAGATGATGCAATTAATCAGTTAGAAAATCTTCCCGCCCAAGATGAAGAATTGTTAATTTCTTATCAAAATAAATTACAAGAAATTGGCGATCGCTTGACAAAAGAGCAAGAAGCCGAAAAAAAATTTTCAGCAGCCGAAGCTCTTGCCGTTGAAGCCGATCGACAAACTAATGTAGCGACAACTATTTCCGAGTTAGAAGCAGCGCAAAGGATCTGGGAAGCAGCGCAAACCAAACTAGACGAAATTGACTCAGATACATATATTAGAGAAAATGTCAAGAGTAAAAATGCTGAATACCAAGAAAAAATCGCCAAACTTGCCGATTTAGTAAGACAAAAACAGTTACAAAGCGCTCCTAGCGTCGAAAAATTAGTACCGGAACAACCGACACCTAAACCACTACTCGATCGACCCTTTAGCCCCCAAGAAACGCCACAACCGCCGCGATTTAAAGAACCACCTGAGTTACCAGTCCCACCCCCATCCGAACCAGTAGAAACAAGACCAAACGGCTGTCCAGATTTTTGTTAA
- a CDS encoding COP23 domain-containing protein, producing MKLPLIAKIVAAGAIAAGSIAIAPSPTRSQPAPGQSGFYCDTNSGIPISMYQNRQGGLEPWIRWTSNFGERVGYNPLQRCQEVSNRLESYRRNKQLRYITAGTMNGQPVICTAQYENGPCTGLIYTLKPGQNVITTLNQFIAWRTGVAGTPSLSESATIPYIDVRGRIEEDSNNLNSPVTPQPTPGTSNQGDRREL from the coding sequence ATGAAATTACCATTAATAGCAAAAATAGTAGCAGCAGGAGCGATCGCCGCAGGAAGTATCGCGATCGCCCCATCCCCAACTCGCAGCCAACCCGCACCCGGTCAATCTGGTTTCTATTGTGACACCAATTCCGGCATACCGATCTCCATGTACCAAAATCGTCAAGGTGGCTTAGAGCCTTGGATACGCTGGACTTCTAACTTTGGTGAAAGAGTAGGTTACAACCCCTTACAACGCTGTCAAGAAGTTAGCAACCGCCTCGAAAGTTATCGACGCAACAAACAACTACGTTATATTACCGCCGGGACAATGAACGGACAACCAGTAATTTGTACCGCGCAGTACGAAAATGGTCCTTGTACCGGATTGATTTATACCCTCAAACCCGGTCAAAATGTAATTACAACCTTAAATCAATTTATCGCTTGGCGTACAGGAGTAGCAGGAACACCATCACTATCGGAAAGTGCAACAATTCCTTACATTGATGTGAGAGGAAGAATTGAAGAAGATAGCAATAACCTCAATTCTCCAGTTACACCTCAACCAACACCAGGAACATCAAACCAAGGCGATCGCCGGGAGTTATAA
- a CDS encoding S1 family peptidase, translating into MPQSWWENQAKTTQNPTRKVGATLRKGLLPFSLFLSCALIQSPATLVAISNSSDLLAQPISINYPPANGAISRIQYLTQLTTVRILAAKASGSGVIVARQGQIYTILTNWHVVSFSDRFLILTPDGQQYQPIQPPQRLGNTDMAILKFQSNFPYQIAQISQQPIIVGEPVFASGFPMYHQGTLATTFDEGIEAFRFTQGEVSLLPAKSFSQGYRLGYTNNIEVGMSGGPIFNLQGQLIGINGRTKYRDPDFGVYEFEDGTEPPATMLDRMVASSWGIPITTYLQFVSPGN; encoded by the coding sequence ATGCCTCAAAGCTGGTGGGAAAATCAAGCCAAAACTACTCAAAATCCAACCAGGAAAGTGGGTGCAACCCTCAGAAAAGGGCTTTTACCATTTTCTCTTTTCCTAAGTTGCGCGCTAATACAAAGCCCAGCAACCCTGGTGGCGATCTCAAATTCATCGGATTTATTAGCGCAACCAATTTCGATTAACTACCCACCAGCCAATGGGGCGATCTCCCGCATTCAATATCTTACCCAATTAACCACTGTCAGGATTCTCGCCGCGAAAGCTTCAGGATCGGGGGTAATTGTCGCTCGACAAGGACAAATTTACACCATCTTAACCAATTGGCACGTCGTTTCCTTCAGCGATCGCTTCTTAATTCTTACCCCAGACGGTCAACAATATCAACCTATCCAACCGCCACAACGACTGGGTAACACGGACATGGCGATCCTAAAATTTCAAAGTAATTTTCCCTACCAAATAGCACAAATTAGTCAACAACCAATTATCGTCGGAGAACCAGTATTTGCTTCTGGGTTTCCCATGTATCATCAAGGAACCTTAGCCACAACTTTTGATGAAGGAATCGAAGCCTTTCGCTTTACCCAAGGAGAAGTATCCTTGCTACCTGCCAAATCATTTTCTCAAGGATATCGTCTCGGCTATACTAACAACATTGAAGTGGGAATGAGTGGCGGTCCAATTTTTAATCTTCAAGGTCAATTAATTGGCATTAACGGTCGTACTAAATATCGCGATCCTGATTTTGGCGTATACGAATTTGAAGACGGTACAGAACCACCAGCAACAATGTTAGATCGTATGGTAGCTTCTAGCTGGGGAATACCGATTACTACTTATTTACAGTTTGTTTCACCAGGTAATTAA